One Alkaliphilus sp. B6464 genomic window carries:
- a CDS encoding S-layer homology domain-containing protein, producing the protein MKKVLSFILVLSMVLGSFGMAFAAPATSDIAGHLNEKAILRLNKLGIVQGDDRGFAPDASITRAEFAVLVVRALGLEGSANVSKGETQFTDVTMTNGYDWATGAINVATRLGYIQGYGNGKFGPGDNIKYEDAITLLVRILGYEPAAQEKGGYPVGYLVVAEQDIDMTDHVKGSTGEAATRGAVFQLLDNALTKPLMIQTGYGDEKKYVVSGQKGTGTEKQTILTDKLGIEVVEGIVTANYRVDSKLKANQIKIGKDKYEVTEEFDVDAILGLEVSAWQDKDDVLFRYEVETDEDDILYDTVKSNKEDKKALKVELTVKDDKFAWSEFSKTNETEDAVVYVNNEKVDVEDVPLNAYGRFVLNDYKEVAFAYLYDFDADMVGMALELNDDEIEFVNLETAKKDVIGLDDAEEVFVLNPDLTKADLKDIEKGTAVFGWEDEDDNFFIVIKNEVVEGTLEAVRVSNNRVTVGGKNISKAANAIFSGDQGDKYDFWKDTNYETVEDFIDEEVMVVLDLAGKAMVLTTDAKVTSSDIYGVATYLTEGRNPVLSVFTNEGKEVEYKFEENTDANDVRGHVNLSGSTFDNTKFAAVKFRVNKDGEIVKNTLKVETDAKDFKKLETKDRFITSVVGSEKYNIRQNTIVIKALNNSDKLKPSVIKYDDIIGKTFDKEEAFVIGDAGKDAKLIVFTNSKFQAKDDSKYGVVTGEPEVQKGGDYKVEVDVAGEGKVTYVLSNRKDVRKGDLVRFTLNNKGELVVEGNTLNAKDGNIASKLSKVTAEVDDEYLEIDGKTYLVDEKETPIYKVDKDGALEKNTVKLSRIKKGDIVLMITDIDNSNEIKVLVVVTEKHNDIDTGARELEVAIEAAKEAQKAYEKAELDKTAKVYTDVTAAIADKNVTAIKEATAALVKATNEATGAKDLAAAIEAAEAAQAAYEKADGDKALKVYTDVTDAIAAEDVAEIKKATEALEKATKALEEATKALEAAVKAAEAAQAAYEKADGDKTAEVYTDVTDAIAAEDVAEIKKATEALEKATKALEEAAKVEAAVEAVNNATSIATMRKALEENAKTLGLDMTLYNTLDDLNKDIVADAMIGTEYENASAIVSAFRAAVRERI; encoded by the coding sequence ATTAGTAGTAAGAGCCCTAGGATTAGAAGGTTCTGCTAATGTATCAAAAGGGGAAACTCAATTTACAGACGTAACAATGACAAACGGATATGACTGGGCTACAGGAGCAATCAACGTAGCTACTAGATTAGGATATATCCAAGGTTACGGAAATGGTAAATTTGGACCTGGAGACAACATCAAATACGAAGATGCAATTACATTACTTGTTAGAATTTTAGGATATGAGCCTGCTGCACAAGAAAAAGGTGGATACCCAGTAGGTTACTTAGTAGTTGCAGAGCAAGATATTGATATGACAGATCACGTTAAAGGATCTACAGGAGAAGCAGCTACAAGAGGAGCCGTATTCCAATTATTAGATAACGCTTTAACAAAGCCACTTATGATTCAAACTGGATACGGTGATGAAAAGAAATATGTAGTTTCTGGACAAAAAGGTACTGGTACAGAAAAACAAACAATCTTAACAGATAAATTAGGAATTGAAGTAGTAGAAGGTATAGTAACAGCTAACTATAGAGTAGATTCTAAATTAAAAGCTAACCAAATTAAGATTGGTAAAGACAAATATGAAGTAACTGAAGAATTCGATGTAGATGCTATACTAGGTTTAGAAGTATCTGCTTGGCAAGATAAAGACGACGTATTATTTAGATACGAAGTAGAAACAGATGAAGATGATATTCTTTATGATACAGTTAAATCAAATAAAGAAGACAAAAAAGCATTAAAAGTAGAACTTACAGTTAAAGACGATAAGTTCGCATGGTCTGAGTTCTCTAAGACTAACGAAACAGAAGATGCTGTAGTATACGTAAACAATGAAAAAGTAGACGTAGAAGATGTACCTTTAAATGCTTACGGTAGATTTGTATTAAATGATTACAAAGAAGTAGCATTTGCATACTTATATGACTTTGATGCAGATATGGTTGGTATGGCTTTAGAATTAAACGATGATGAAATCGAATTCGTTAATCTTGAAACTGCTAAAAAAGATGTAATCGGACTTGATGACGCAGAAGAAGTATTTGTATTAAACCCAGACCTTACTAAAGCTGACTTAAAAGACATTGAAAAAGGAACAGCAGTATTTGGTTGGGAAGATGAAGATGATAACTTCTTTATCGTAATCAAAAACGAAGTAGTAGAAGGAACACTTGAAGCAGTAAGAGTAAGCAACAACAGAGTAACAGTTGGTGGAAAAAACATTTCAAAAGCAGCTAATGCAATTTTCTCTGGAGATCAAGGAGATAAATACGATTTCTGGAAAGATACAAACTATGAAACTGTTGAAGATTTCATTGATGAAGAAGTAATGGTAGTACTTGACCTAGCTGGAAAAGCTATGGTGTTAACAACAGATGCAAAGGTTACAAGTAGTGATATATACGGAGTTGCTACTTATCTAACAGAAGGTAGAAATCCTGTATTATCAGTATTCACTAACGAAGGTAAAGAGGTAGAATACAAATTTGAAGAGAATACAGATGCTAATGATGTAAGAGGTCATGTTAACTTATCTGGATCTACTTTCGACAATACAAAATTTGCAGCTGTAAAATTCAGAGTAAACAAAGATGGAGAAATTGTTAAAAACACATTAAAAGTTGAAACAGATGCAAAAGACTTTAAAAAGTTAGAAACAAAAGATAGATTTATAACATCAGTAGTAGGTTCTGAGAAATATAACATTAGACAAAACACAATAGTTATTAAGGCTCTTAATAACAGTGACAAACTTAAGCCTTCTGTAATTAAATACGATGATATTATCGGAAAGACATTTGATAAGGAAGAAGCTTTTGTGATTGGTGATGCAGGTAAAGATGCAAAATTAATTGTATTTACAAATTCTAAATTCCAAGCTAAAGACGATAGTAAGTATGGAGTAGTAACAGGAGAGCCAGAAGTACAAAAAGGTGGAGACTATAAAGTTGAAGTTGATGTAGCTGGTGAAGGAAAAGTAACTTATGTATTATCTAACAGAAAAGATGTTAGAAAAGGTGACTTAGTTAGATTTACACTAAACAACAAAGGTGAATTAGTAGTAGAAGGTAATACACTAAATGCTAAAGATGGCAATATTGCTTCAAAACTTTCTAAAGTGACAGCTGAAGTAGATGACGAATATCTAGAAATAGATGGAAAAACATACTTAGTTGATGAAAAAGAAACTCCAATCTACAAAGTAGATAAAGACGGTGCTTTAGAAAAAAATACTGTTAAACTATCTAGAATTAAAAAAGGTGACATAGTTCTTATGATCACAGATATAGATAATTCTAATGAAATAAAAGTACTTGTAGTAGTAACTGAAAAACATAATGATATTGATACAGGAGCAAGAGAGTTAGAAGTAGCAATAGAAGCAGCAAAAGAAGCACAAAAAGCTTATGAAAAAGCTGAATTAGACAAAACAGCAAAAGTATACACAGATGTAACAGCTGCAATAGCAGATAAAAATGTAACTGCTATTAAAGAAGCAACAGCAGCTTTAGTAAAAGCAACAAACGAAGCAACAGGAGCTAAAGATCTAGCAGCAGCAATAGAAGCAGCAGAAGCAGCACAAGCAGCTTATGAAAAAGCTGACGGAGACAAAGCATTAAAAGTATACACTGATGTAACAGACGCAATAGCAGCTGAAGATGTAGCTGAAATTAAAAAAGCAACAGAAGCTTTAGAAAAAGCAACAAAAGCTTTAGAAGAAGCAACAAAAGCTTTAGAAGCAGCAGTAAAAGCAGCAGAAGCAGCACAAGCAGCTTATGAAAAAGCTGACGGAGACAAAACAGCAGAAGTATACACTGATGTAACAGATGCAATAGCAGCTGAAGATGTAGCTGAAATTAAAAAAGCAACAGAAGCTTTAGAAAAAGCAACAAAAGCTTTAGAAGAAGCGGCTAAAGTAGAAGCAGCAGTAGAAGCAGTAAACAATGCAACATCTATTGCTACTATGAGAAAAGCTTTAGAAGAAAATGCTAAAACTTTAGGATTAGACATGACTCTTTACAACACATTAGATGATCTTAATAAAGATATCGTTGCAGACGCTATGATTGGTACTGAATATGAAAATGCATCAGCAATTGTAAGTGCTTTCAGAGCTGCAGTAAGAGAGAGAATTTAA